ggggtcatctgcctcgactggttgggggagagagaaagagagagagagagagacaggttggggtagagagaaagagagagagagagacaggttgggggacagacagagagagagagagaaaggtttggggagagagaaagagagagagagagagagagagacaggttggggacagagagagagagagagagagagagagagagagattctgaCATACACATTAAAATCCATGCTTTCTATAGACCTTGGACACAGCAGATAAGAAAGCaatatttcttttgttacattttatttcttggattttatttaacaacagTAATGGCAAtggcaattttattttttatagcaCCTTCATTACATGTACAATGCCCATCCATTTACATTAATAACATCATAgtcattaaaacaaagcatgaatagaaataaacatgtcataagtaaaagtaaacagtAGTACGGGTCTCATAAGACATGTGTGTTAAAAGACATATACGCCTTCATCatgaaacctttttaaaataaaaatgctttcttGAGAAATGTAACACAAATACAGTGCATCATACGTAATTCAAGCATGAAAAAAGCAATGTGacaatgtcaaatgtcaatgtGAAAAGTAGATGTTAAGCAGTCTGCAGTTGAGCAGTCTTGAAACTGACAAACTACTACTTGACTGTTTCAAACTGATTAAGAAATACTACATTGTAGAGGAGTCTGGCAGGAAGTATAGAGTAAAGGAAGGAaatttggtgtgtgtgcatgtgtgcatgttccTTAGCCTACCTTTGGGAACACATTACAGACTAAAGACTACTTAATGGGGTACAGCTTGTCCAATTGTGGATAAAACGGCATCCCCTATTGGGAAAAAGCTGATTTTTGGATCAGTATTGGTTATGGTTAGTGTAGGATTAGGATTTGTCCAGGAAATTaatgtaagtatgtgtgtgtgtgtgtgtgtgtgtgtgttcgtgcatgcatgcgtgtctGTCCATCTAGTACTCATAGGCAGAGTGTGCTGTCCTCTGTGACGTGGTTCTGGTGCTCTGGCTGCTGAGgctcatgtgtctcttcagacAGGGGATCCTCTTGGCCAACAGCCTTCTGAAGTGGCTCTGGAACTTCTTGCccacaaatgtgtaaaacacagGACTAATGCAACAATACAAATAGGCTATGTTCCGGGTCACATACAGGGCATAGTCCATGCTATCTTCATCAGAGCACGAGTCTTCCCCTTCACTGGAGATCTTAATAGCTCGAAGGAGGATGACAATGTTGTAGGGCGTCCAGCAGGCGAAGAAGGTGAAGATGATGATAAATATGAGCTTGATGGCGCGGCACTTCTCCTTCATGCGGGTGGACATGATGCGGACAGTGATGCTGATGTAGCAGTACATCACCATGAACAGcgggaggaggaagaagaccAGGAATTGTTGGTAATAGGTGACCAGACGCCAGTGTTCCATAGTGCTGTCAGTGTATCCTGACTCCTCACATACGAGTCCATTTAACGGGCTCTGACGCACATTTTGGAGAACGAGCTCTTTCACACTTGCTAGAATGCTGATGCACCAAACTGCCACTGACGCAGCGACGGCATACGCCTTCTTCCTACTTTTAGCTGCTGCCACTGCGTGCACCACAGCGAGGTATCGGTCAAATGTCATGAGCGTGAGGAAGAGGATGGAGCTGTAGAAGCCGATAAAGTAGGCACTGCTGACCAGCTTACACAGAGCCATGCCAAAAATCCAATCAGACAGATGGTACGTTGCCCAGAAGGGGAGACTGGAGGCAAAGAGAAGGTTGGAGATGACCAAATTCAGGAGGAAGATGTTTGTCACTGTACTGAGCTGCTCGTACTtgtagatgatgaagaggaCAAGCCCATTGCCAAGGAAACTCAAGAGGAAGTTGGAGTAGTAGAACAATGGGATGAATGTTGCACCAAACTTGTTGACTTGTTGCTTATCACAGAGCCGGGCAATGCCCTCGATCACATAACTTGGGTCAGTCGTGTCATTGGCTCCGTAGAGATAGAATAGGTCCTTGAAGTTCTGATATGAGTCACCGTCACTCATGGCTGGGATTTGACCTGTGAGATGTTAAAGATCTGTTAGTATATTGGCTGTTAGTTGAAGAAATTGCTCATACAACTGTGTATGATACAAATGCTACCATTTTTTCCTTCCCTGTACTAATTCCTCTCCCTTGAAGTTGCGTACCGTCCGATACAgagcaccgatccgataccagtgtgttaaaaaatacatatgcGTAAACTACTATCCCGGTATTGATGTGATATGATTGCTATCAATGTTGTACAacctggctcaggttaaactctttgtgaaacatgaagaaACGTTTTTTGAAATCcagtatgcaaaaaaaaaaaaactactactaAATGACCTGGTATGGGACCAgtgtataaactccagtacttgctgataccaataccagcattttaggcaatATCGGAGGCTTTTCTTATActggtattggaacatctctacaTAAGATACAACTGGTTCTATGATGATATGAACTGGACCAGCTCAACCCTAACACACAACAAAGAAGACAGGCGGCCAAATCATCAACATTTACTAGCCCCTTGTCAAGAAAACTCAATGTTTTAGAGACTAACACACTGATGAATATCAGCATGCTGTTTTGTTGTCGTGTTTTATGActgttaatatatttatatatactctAATCTTTTTGTACATATGTTCCTTTTCTGATTCTATCGTTCAACAACAATTCAATTTAGGCTGCTTTATGAACTCAAACCTGTGGGTCTTTAccacaaatttgaggtacttttacaTAAAGTCTTTTGAAGCAACTTTcaacttctactccactacatcttaAAACggaaatattataatatagcCACTAAGTTCATCtgacatagccatactgagaaatccaaagagttgtgtggagctgatagtcttgattagctttgcagcaactcgtttggcaatggcttgaacgtaacggacgttcattaatattaaagaGTTAGTTAATAGGCAGAACTGTTCTGATTGTTTCAAGTTTCTAAAATTTAATTTAGGacttttctgcattgagtacttttacttgtaatactaAATAGTTAAGTATTTTCCATGATgacacttacatacttttacttaagtaacattttcaatgcaagactTTGATAGGACATacttttaacagagtatttttacagtgtggtattagtactgcTACTTAAGTTTTCGGTTGTGTTTAATGACCTTAAATAGTGTAAATATTTCAAAACTTTTGGTGCTCAAGTTGCTTTTCAGATTATATCGTTCAACCACAATTCAATTCAGACTTCTTTCATAAACTCAAAACGGTGTCTCTACATACCACTGCTTTTTGcatgtgaaataaacaataggGTGTTAAAGTAAGTAACCTTTTGGTTTTTAAAGCCAGCGCTAAGGCTAATGTAACTTTTATGAAATTACTTTGGATTTATTTGTGTCTGCGCATGTTTAGTAACGATTATGTTTTCATAAAGGTGGGAGCAGAGTTGGAGGTTGTGTTTATGCTGAAGATGTGTCACATAGAGAGAGGGAAGTGCATGAAATGCAGTTATTAGGAAGAGCAGCTGTTACTATGTTGATGAGTATCCAAGCAACATAAAATCCCCACGACTAACTTCATCTAAAGTTCTGGCTAGtgttatgaaataaataacagttgAACCAATGACTCAAGAGCGGTCTGTTAACTTGTGTTGATACGCTCTCAAAAAAGAAGAACCGAAACTGCAGACTGTGCAGATAAAAAGTCCTGACTATCTCAACTGGTGTGAATTACTTGTTCCCAGAAATGAGTTCATATCAGCTAAATGATATAGGTTCTAAGGGTTTAACTCGGAACTAGAGTACAAGTTTAAAGGTGTTTTGTCAAGCAGTATGGGTGCTGTatcctgtgtgtttctgtgaaagTTAATTACAATAACTCAGTGGCTTATTTCCTGGCTCAAGAGTCAGGACTAGTTGCATCATCACCATCGGTGTTCACCAtctgttttgaaatgtttaagtAACAGCGTAGCTGGGGGCATTTAGTAATCCTGCAGTTATAAATGTTGATAATCCAACAATAAGCACTCATTTGGTTTTCTCTTTATAATAAGTGTATTGCTTATCATCTCTAGTAATGCTATTTGTGTATTCTCTAAGATCTAATAAACTGCATCAAATGCATAAAAAGTGCAGTTAGTTTATGATTTTTCTAAATTGttctaaatttaaacaaatcGATTGTGTCCATTCCTCTGTAAAACTATCCGTCTTCCTATCATTAGCAGCGAATATGCACACAATGGCATTTGCAATCAGAAGATTTgttaagattttaaataaaatacctgCAAAAATATATAGGCCCATCCTTTTTGTGTGCTTGGTGTGCCTTGATAGAGCTTTTTCCTTATTATTACTCAACTGTTTTCTCTTTATGTCACTGGGTCAATGCGTTTTTTGTTACTCATAATGACCTACTACAGTAGTCTAGATGTAAGTGTTACTGTTCATCAAAGTAGAAACCTGAATTTCTGCAGCTACACATTAGCTGATAAGCCTGAAGTTGAACCACGTTATTGCTTGTCGCTGTAACAAAGTCTTTCATATCATGAGTCATTTCAGTATTTGGAATGAAGTTGAAAGTCTAACCCTTACTACCAGTGCTCTGTTTGATCTGATGTAATCTAACATTTAAAGGGACACCTCATCACAACTGTGCAGTTGATATACTGcataaatagaaatattttagaaTTAACCAGAAAAAAATGCCCATGTACATTACATAGAGGAGCATAGTGTTACATACAgattactgtaaataatgaaGTACTTTATGATATCTCAATGGggaaattcaattcaaatcaagcacacaaacaaaagaaagactCTCGATGTCACTGCCGTAGAGGCTGATTGAACTCACCAGAGCAGGTTTGCAGGAACGCAGTGAGAGGAGAACAATGAGGAGCACAAGGAAGCACCGAGTGACTCTGGAGGGTTCCACACAGCTCACTGAGCTCAAGAGTTTAGGTGACAAAGAGGCATCTGCTGAAGGGGCTGTCCTACAACATACTAATGTGTtgtggtagtgtgtgtgagtttgtgtgtgtgtgtgtgtgttcctgactACGGCTAGCTTCTGgaaaacttttcaaaataaagaccAGTTAAAGGTGGGCAGCTTGTCAGATTGGGAAAAAATGCTGTGTCTCCAggtaatgtatgtatgtgtgtaccttCTGGGAAACAATTTGGACTAAAGACGTTACCCTAacaggttatggttagggtaggTCTTCAGGgaatctatgtgtgtgtgtgtgtgtgtgtgtgtgtgtgtgtgtgtgtgtgtgtgtgtgtgtgtgtgtgtgtgtgtgtatgtatgtgtggtgtgtaGTTTATGTGGAAATCA
The window above is part of the Etheostoma cragini isolate CJK2018 chromosome 12, CSU_Ecrag_1.0, whole genome shotgun sequence genome. Proteins encoded here:
- the ccr12a gene encoding chemokine (C-C motif) receptor 12a, giving the protein MSDGDSYQNFKDLFYLYGANDTTDPSYVIEGIARLCDKQQVNKFGATFIPLFYYSNFLLSFLGNGLVLFIIYKYEQLSTVTNIFLLNLVISNLLFASSLPFWATYHLSDWIFGMALCKLVSSAYFIGFYSSILFLTLMTFDRYLAVVHAVAAAKSRKKAYAVAASVAVWCISILASVKELVLQNVRQSPLNGLVCEESGYTDSTMEHWRLVTYYQQFLVFFLLPLFMVMYCYISITVRIMSTRMKEKCRAIKLIFIIIFTFFACWTPYNIVILLRAIKISSEGEDSCSDEDSMDYALYVTRNIAYLYCCISPVFYTFVGKKFQSHFRRLLAKRIPCLKRHMSLSSQSTRTTSQRTAHSAYEY